A portion of the Sabethes cyaneus chromosome 3, idSabCyanKW18_F2, whole genome shotgun sequence genome contains these proteins:
- the LOC128739349 gene encoding uncharacterized protein LOC128739349: MFKILSEAAKGVSALKQIEAAGKVIKARPFSSKGKGSIDQGLTDFSQRKECQQKACAERALREPEIEEPRCDKASSPKTWRTCPDPPTPKEFSCDDTLQHKVPRRKKRAVASRPACSKPAPSVEALECVKVKTELCPRIGVPGCHQAKFPPKCDLPKAVRNCVKAKPPVPSFSECYRNPFPPLPRSECTCLTTPKICL; the protein is encoded by the coding sequence atgttcaaaattctAAGTGAAGCGGCTAAAGGAGTCTCGGCATTGAAGCAGATAGAAGCAGCTGGTAAAGTAATTAAAGCTCGTCCATTTTCTTCAAAAGGAAAAGGCTCGATCGATCAAGGGCTCACTGACTTCAGCCAGCGAAAAGAATGCCAACAGAAAGCTTGCGCTGAACGCGCACTGAGAGAACCTGAAATTGAAGAACCAAGATGCGATAAGGCGTCCAGCCCCAAGACGTGGCGTACCTGTCCAGACCCTCCGACTCCAAAAGAATTTTCATGTGACGACACTTTACAGCACAAGGTACCCCGCCGAAAGAAGCGAGCTGTGGCATCTCGACCAGCTTGTTCGAAACCGGCACCCAGTGTGGAAGCGCTAGAATGTGTAAAAGTCAAGACAGAACTGTGCCCTCGAATCGGCGTTCCCGGATGTCATCAGGCAAAGTTTCCTCCCAAGTGTGACCTTCCAAAAGCAGTTCGAAATTGCGTCAAGGCAAAGCCTCCAGTTCCATCGTTTTCGGAGTGTTATCGAAACCCTTTCCCTCCCCTGCCCCGGTCCGAATGCACCTGTTTGACGACGCCCAAAATTTGCCTTTAA